The following coding sequences lie in one Arachis ipaensis cultivar K30076 chromosome B05, Araip1.1, whole genome shotgun sequence genomic window:
- the LOC107645085 gene encoding putative methylesterase 12, chloroplastic isoform X2: MGNRFTCMTKKETKDVGSRSKRMGRSQRKLVAEEDLHLQALSMALQQHQLSQRFEGSMSRRIGSTSSRRRNLSDSFSVNKQVPEILENIKIKKFVLIHGEGFGAWCWYKTVALLEESGLLPIALDLTGSGIDLTDANSVTTLAEYSKPLTDYLVNLPDDEKVILIGHSIGGACISYALEHYSEKISKAIFLCATMVTDGQRPFDVFADELGSAEHFMKESKFLIHGNGKEKPPTGFMFEKEQMKGLYFNQSPSKDVALAMVSMRPSPLGPIMEKLSLSPNKYGRGRRFYIQTLDDRALSPDVQEKLVRENPPEGVFKIKGSDHCPFFSKPQSLHKILVEIAQIP; encoded by the exons ATGGGGAATCGTTTTACTTGCATGACAAAGAAGGAGACGAAAGATGTTGGATCGAGAAGCAAGAGAATGGGCAGATCACAGAGGAAGCTGGTGGCAGAGGAAGACCTGCATCTACAGGCACTCTCCATGGCACTCCAACAGCATCAGTTGTCTCAGAGGTTCGAAGGTTCCATGTCAAGGAGAATCGGCTCCACGAGCTCCAGAAGGCGCAATCTCTCTGATTCTTTCTCCGTCAATAAACAG GTTCCAGAGATTCTGGAGAACATTAAAATAAAGAAGTTTGTATTAATCCATGGAGAAGGTTTTGGAGCATGGTGTTGGTACAAGACTGTTGCCCTACTGGAAGAATCAGGCCTGCTTCCCATTGCCTTAGATCTTACCGGTTCTGGAATTGATCTCACTGATGCTAACAGTGTCACAACATTGGCAGAGTATTCAAAACCTTTAACTGATTATCTTGTAAACCTTCCGGATGATGAAAAG GTTATTCTTATTGGTCATAGCATTGGTGGTGCCTGCATTTCTTATGCATTGGAACATTATTCAGAGAAGATTTCAAAAGCTATTTTCCTTTGTGCTACGATGGTGACTGATGGCCAAAGGCCTTTTGATGTTTTCGCTGACGAG CTTGGCTCCGCTGAACATTTTATGAAAGAATCCAAGTTTTTGATACATGGGAATGGTAAAGAAAAGCCCCCCACAGGATTTATGTTTGAGAAAGAGCAGATGAAAGGGTTATATTTTAACCAGTCCCCATCTAAG gatGTTGCTTTAGCCATGGTTTCCATGAGACCTAGCCCTCTTGGCCCTATCATGGAGAAGCTATCTTTATCGCCCAACAAATATGGTAGAGGCCGCCGGTTTTACATTCAGACATTGGATGATCGTGCCCTTTCACCAGATGTTCAAGAGAAGCTAGTGAGGGAAAACCCACCTGAAGGAGTTTTCAAAATCAAAGGCAGTGACCACTGTCCTTTCTTCTCCAAGCCACAATCTCTGCACAAAATTTTGGTGGAAATAGCTCAAATTCCATAG
- the LOC107645085 gene encoding putative methylesterase 12, chloroplastic isoform X1, with protein MGNRFTCMTKKETKDVGSRSKRMGRSQRKLVAEEDLHLQALSMALQQHQLSQRFEGSMSRRIGSTSSRRRNLSDSFSVNKQVQVPEILENIKIKKFVLIHGEGFGAWCWYKTVALLEESGLLPIALDLTGSGIDLTDANSVTTLAEYSKPLTDYLVNLPDDEKVILIGHSIGGACISYALEHYSEKISKAIFLCATMVTDGQRPFDVFADELGSAEHFMKESKFLIHGNGKEKPPTGFMFEKEQMKGLYFNQSPSKDVALAMVSMRPSPLGPIMEKLSLSPNKYGRGRRFYIQTLDDRALSPDVQEKLVRENPPEGVFKIKGSDHCPFFSKPQSLHKILVEIAQIP; from the exons ATGGGGAATCGTTTTACTTGCATGACAAAGAAGGAGACGAAAGATGTTGGATCGAGAAGCAAGAGAATGGGCAGATCACAGAGGAAGCTGGTGGCAGAGGAAGACCTGCATCTACAGGCACTCTCCATGGCACTCCAACAGCATCAGTTGTCTCAGAGGTTCGAAGGTTCCATGTCAAGGAGAATCGGCTCCACGAGCTCCAGAAGGCGCAATCTCTCTGATTCTTTCTCCGTCAATAAACAGGTACAG GTTCCAGAGATTCTGGAGAACATTAAAATAAAGAAGTTTGTATTAATCCATGGAGAAGGTTTTGGAGCATGGTGTTGGTACAAGACTGTTGCCCTACTGGAAGAATCAGGCCTGCTTCCCATTGCCTTAGATCTTACCGGTTCTGGAATTGATCTCACTGATGCTAACAGTGTCACAACATTGGCAGAGTATTCAAAACCTTTAACTGATTATCTTGTAAACCTTCCGGATGATGAAAAG GTTATTCTTATTGGTCATAGCATTGGTGGTGCCTGCATTTCTTATGCATTGGAACATTATTCAGAGAAGATTTCAAAAGCTATTTTCCTTTGTGCTACGATGGTGACTGATGGCCAAAGGCCTTTTGATGTTTTCGCTGACGAG CTTGGCTCCGCTGAACATTTTATGAAAGAATCCAAGTTTTTGATACATGGGAATGGTAAAGAAAAGCCCCCCACAGGATTTATGTTTGAGAAAGAGCAGATGAAAGGGTTATATTTTAACCAGTCCCCATCTAAG gatGTTGCTTTAGCCATGGTTTCCATGAGACCTAGCCCTCTTGGCCCTATCATGGAGAAGCTATCTTTATCGCCCAACAAATATGGTAGAGGCCGCCGGTTTTACATTCAGACATTGGATGATCGTGCCCTTTCACCAGATGTTCAAGAGAAGCTAGTGAGGGAAAACCCACCTGAAGGAGTTTTCAAAATCAAAGGCAGTGACCACTGTCCTTTCTTCTCCAAGCCACAATCTCTGCACAAAATTTTGGTGGAAATAGCTCAAATTCCATAG
- the LOC107645083 gene encoding immune-associated nucleotide-binding protein 9, which produces MGGSSIDDDWEFSSSSNETRTMILVGRTGNGKSATGNSILGSKVFKSRASSSGVTSTCELQKTVLSDGQIVNVIDTPGLFDFSVESEFVGKEIAKCIGMAKDGIHAVLVVLSVRTRFSQEEQAALHSLQTLFGNKIVNYMIVVFTGGDELEDNDETLDDYLGRECPEPLKEVLALCENRYVLFDNKTKDERKQFAQVQRLLSLVNKVISQNCGRPYIDELFVELKEGARKMRKKQREVDSSEGYSELQRLQFKEQMRQTYDEQLKRITEMLEIKLKEATAGLEQQLAEEQVARLKMEVAQKRSDEEIRKLREHLEKAHEELRKREENRCAIL; this is translated from the exons ATGGGTGGAAGCTCCATTGATGATGACTGGGAATTTAGTTCCTCCTCTAATGAGACTCGAACAATGATCCTAGTTGGACGTACTGGCAATGGCAAGAGCGCCACAGGTAATAGCATTCTTGGGAGTAAGGTTTTCAAGTCAAGGGCAAGCTCATCTGGTGTGACCAGCACTTGTGAATTGCAGAAAACTGTCTTAAGTGATGGCCAAATTGTTAATGTTATTGACACCCCTG GACTATTTGATTTTTCGGTTGAATCTGAGTTTGTTGGGAAGGAAATAGCCAAATGTATTGGCATGGCCAAGGATGGGATTCATGCTGTCCTTGTAGTGTTATCGGTTAGAACACGTTTTTCTCAAGAAGAACAAGCAGCGTTACATAGCTTGCAGACTTTGTTTGGAAACAAAATTGTGAACTACATGATTGTGGTCTTCACCGGTGGTGATGAACTTGAAGATAATGATGAGACCCTTGATGATTATTTGGGTCGCGAGTGTCCAGAGCCCCTAAAG GAAGTTCTTGCTCTCTGTGAGAATCGCTATGTGCTTTTTGACAATAAGACTAAAGATGAAAGAAAGCAATTTGCACAAGTTCAACGTCTTCTTTCTCTTGTGAACAAGGTTATATCACAGAATTGTGGACGACCTTACATAGATGAGTTATTTGTAGAACTGAAG GAGGGAGCAAGGAAGATGCGTAAAAAACAAAGGGAAGTTGATTCGTCGGAAGGATATTCAGAATTGCAGAGGCTGCAGTTTAAGGAACAAATGCGGCAAACATATGATGAGCAGCTAAAACGAATTACTGAGATG TTGGAAATAAAGCTGAAGGAAGCTACTGCTGGGCTGGAGCAACAACTGGCAGAGGAGCAAGTTGCAAGACTTAAAATGGAGGTAGCTCAAAAGAGATCGGATGAGGAAATTCGAAAACTCCGAGAACATCTTGAGAAGGCACATGAAGAACTACGTAAGCGTGAAGAGAATCGTTGTGCTATTCTTTGA